TTAATGTGTTGAGCTACGTTACAGAGCGGAGAAGAGGAAATGAGTGGTGGAGTTATGATGACTGAGCTAAAAGCAGCTTGAATAAATAATGCTAATAactatttataccacagcgctagggaattctgattggtcagaaagtgttgatttgtTTCCTGCATCAGCAGCTCGGTGGATTGGGTGAAGTTTTCCatgttaatataattatattgcATTACCACAAACATGGTTAATAACAGGAAGTAGCATGGACGTTCCACGACATTAAATAGAACTAGAAACGGATAAAAATGATGCGTTCTTTAATAAGCAAAAATTGTGTTGAGGTAAAGTGCTGAGGTGtaagagcaataaaacacttggaagGCATGCTGTTATTGGTCAAATAATCAACAGTGCCTCTTGTTTGGGTTGCATCACACCACACAgtcgctgattattttcctgtgaaGGCATGCCCTCGAGTGTATTATACCGTTCCTATACTACACTCTGTGATGTAATATGGGATTTTATTATAAACCAGTAAAAAGCATGacgctgtggtataagagaaataaaaacactccaGGATTGTTGATGGATTTCCTCTAAACACACACcccgaagtgttttattccttacagaCAGATAATTAGTCAGTGAACTGAGGTAACTGATTTACTGTTGAACATGACAGTATTACGAGTTAACAGGGTAGCTGGTGTGAACCTGTTCGTTAAGCTGCGCTACTTGAGCCTCCAGCTCCTTCTCGCCCTTGGCCGGGGTTGCTGCTGTCGTTACGGGGCCCTTTTTGGCAGAAGAGGGTCGCGAGGTTGACGTGGAGGATTTGGGGGTCGAACTCGATGATCTAGTAGCCCCTGGGTCACATGGTTGGTATAAAAGTTAGCAGATGACATGGTTAGTCCTCATCTCATGAATTACTACATGCAGTAAGTCAATGACTAGCAGTCAGGGTTTGAACTTAGTAGAGACCTGGAGATCGTTTCTGGTAGAACATCTGCGCCAGTTAGTCGGTTAATTAACCAGTAATCGTTAATAAGTGAGGCGGGCGTGAAGACTGACCTGCCGTAGGAGAGCTGGCTGCATGGGGTGACTTCTTAGGCAGGTTGAAGATCTGCTCCCCGGGGTCAGGAGGAGGGATGGCGTCCTGGCCCTGTCGTGCCTCCACGGGGTCGTACTCCTTACCGTCATAGTTGGCGTCGAAGAACTTCTTGAACCACTGGATGAAATCCAAGTTGTCCTGAAATCGACCCTTGACGAGCTTCTCTACTGGAATTATCTGCAAGTAACACAGTTTCGCTAAATCTCCATGCGTCCAcacattcttattattatttcttattatttacgCCGTCTCAGTCCCTCACCTTGTCCACGTTCATCCTCTTGAAGGAGGCCTGAAGAAGTTTAAAGTTGTGAATGTACTCATGCTCCAGCTTGGCCTGGAACTTGACCTTCTTAAGACTGATGCAGCCGGGGAAAAGCATGTCCATGAACTGGCAGTAAGCGGCTCCTGCAACGGGGAAACCGTTCAGGAGGAGAATGTTAGATCAaatgaggaataaagcactgtgGGTCAGGCTGctatggaaaaataaacaacatgtTTTCAGATTTTCTGCTTCTACATttaagttgattattttctgataAGGAGATAATTATGGTGTGGCCatgagataaataaaaacaaaaacattcatttatggGAATGAGATAATTCAGGCATAAGAACAAGATCATTAAGGGATGGGAAAGAGATAATTAAAGAACAGGAATGAGATAATTAGAGAAATGAGATCATTAAAGAACAGGAATGAGATAACTAAAGGAATGAGATCATTAAAGAACAAGAATGAGACAATTAAACAACAGGAATGAGAATTAGAGGAATGAGATCATTAAAGAACAGGAATGAGATAATTAAAGAACAGAAATGACAATTAGAGGCATGAGATAATTAAAGAACAGGAATGAGAAACAGGAATGAGATAATTAGAGGAATGAGATAATTAAAGCACAGGAATGAGATCATTAAAGAACAGGAATGAGAAACAGAAATGACAATTAGAGGCATGAGATAATTAAAGAACAGGAATGAGATAATTAGAGGAATGAGATAATTAAAGCACAGGAATGAGATCATTAAGGCACACCAAAAAATAAGTTAATTCAATTCATGTTCTATTTCTCTTATACACCTGTAATTTTCTCAAAATTTCTGTTTAGTAAAGAAGGTCAATTGAGACTCATTATTATCCGTTTATAATTACATGTAACGTTGTAAAACAAAttcagttcctgttatcactttgtTTATAGCGGTTATAAACATCCAgcctttattttttccctctaatATAAAAAATGGAGCTTGTCCTGTTAAAACACAAAGTGCAAGTCAAAAAACATTGCCCAACTTTCCTTATTCCATGACTATTTTTACCCTCATCGGCGCGGTTTCCCGGGCAACAAAACACGGAGCTAATGTTTTTATGCCTAGGTCAGATTCCCATAAGATCCAGCCGAGTTTACCTGAAGAGAGCTGCTCCACTTTCGTGTAGTTTAAACTGAGCAGATCGTTGACCCAGGCCGTGATGTCATGCCTGCTCATAGTCTCCTGGGTGATTGAGGTAGAATACACGTTGACCGCCATGCCCCAGCTGTGAacgacacacaccaacatcaacaccaactCTTACAGCATGGTTTCAAACATCTTCTCCATCATCTGTCGAGACCAACATGTACTTCTTCTGTCTCCGTGTCATTATTTAAAAGTAATAACCAGactttcatatacacacataccctTAATGACTCACAATACTCAAGCCATGGTCTCTTGTTAGACATTAAAACAGTCAAGGTGTGCAGTTATGGAAAAGTAATGAACATGAGAATGTGGGGAGATGCATTACTCTTAGCACCCTctagatgattattttccttttagaGCAGTGTTTTACAACTTGTTTATCGAAGAACAAACCCTGAGCTGAGTTTTTtagtcacttcctgttctcacttacgttatagcagacagacagacagacagagagagagagatagataaatAAGCTTATCATGATAGTGAGAACCTGTTAACAGTCTGTCCTAACCCTTTAACAacgcactgacactggagactcctttctttAGTCTGTGATGCTAATCACAACAAGCTCATCTTGTATAATTACAGCCGGATAATGAGGTATGTTTTCATTAGAAGCTTTTTTAGAAGATTTCTTAACTGACATTACTCTTCTGTAACCTGCAAATGAGCACATATGCCAACAGGGTTGCCAGGGGCATGTATTTTGCCCCAAATTACCCTAGCTTTCCAGCAAATGGAGTCCATTTAAACAGATGGTAAGGTGCGGGTGCAGACATTTTCTGTGGGTTTCTGAtgtagaataaaatgaaaaaggacAGACGAAAAGGAGAGGATAACATCCGAGTGTTAGGAATGTGTGCAAACCActgtgaaaagaagagaaacccATCTCATTTAATTTCCCAGTTAATTCCTGGAAAAAGTCCCAGTtaatttctggaaaaaaaacccccagtTAATTACTGGCACAATTGCAGTTAATTTCTGGGGGTGAAAAATCCCAATTAATTCCTGGGGGCTGGGGGGGGTCTGTCTGGAATCCCAGTTAATTTCTGGCAGAAATCaaagtttatttataaaatccCAGTTAATTTCTGGAAAGAAAATCCCAGTTAATTTCTGGGTGGAAAAATCCCAGTTAATTTCTGGAAAGAAAATCCCAGTTAATTTCTGGAAAGAAAATCACAGTTAATTTCTGGGGGGAAAATTCCCGGTAAtttctgtgggaaaaaaacagctaTTCTCTGGAAAACCTCCCAGTTAATTTCTGGCAGAAATCCCAGTTAATTTCTGGAAAAAAGGTATTTTGACATGTAGCTGGGTTGGACATGTTTCTGAAACCTGTGAGCCCTGAAATAAGATTTAGGTCTGTAACATACATTTATGGACTTTAACCATCAGAAAACTAAAGTACATGTAGAAGGAAAAGaacttatagatagatagatagatagatagatagatagatggatagatagatagatagatagatagatagatagatagatagatagatagatcatgaACGTctgaggagaaaataaaaaaaatccagtcaGACTTGAAGGAAATGCTTAAAGGTGTTGTGCGGGCTGCTTCAGAGCTCCATGTTCTCTCATTACCCAACACCGAGGTGTTAATTCAATCAGAAAGTTGCTTATTTAATCgagattaaaatgattaaagccCTGTCAGCGTCCCTAAATCAGACCTTAATCATTAGCTTAGCTtcgcgcaaaaaaaaaaacggtacTCCTACCTGTTTTCGACAAACCCCGCCTCCTCACCGTGGATTGGCTAGGAATCCGCACGGTGACGCGCTATCCAATCGAAAGAGAGGAAGCGGCCAATCACATCCCGGGAAGCGGGATGTATCGGAATACAGGTGGGAAGTTGAACAAAATTGAGATGGggctataataatgtaataacgCTAACCTGTGTGCCGTGTTATATACATCAATATCAGTGATTTACATTAGGTCAGCatgtttcatttaaacatttacatattAATATGTCATTAGTGTTTCTctcgcacaaacacacacaggcctctTCGTGTCCCGTTTTAACACCGCAAGGATGGTGCATGACATATTTTTGGGGCATATTAATAACTTTTAGTGATATAAACACGTCTTTTGAAGGTGGCGTCAAATCCTCCGCTGTGGAGAAGATCTCGAGCCATTTCCAAACGCAACGTAATGCACTAAGAGAAACCGATCCTGTCACGGTAACAAACGAGAAAAATCCACGCGCCATATCACTGCTCCAGATTACGCCTCAG
The nucleotide sequence above comes from Hemibagrus wyckioides isolate EC202008001 linkage group LG01, SWU_Hwy_1.0, whole genome shotgun sequence. Encoded proteins:
- the mapre2 gene encoding microtubule-associated protein RP/EB family member 2 isoform X3 codes for the protein MAVNVYSTSITQETMSRHDITAWVNDLLSLNYTKVEQLSSGAAYCQFMDMLFPGCISLKKVKFQAKLEHEYIHNFKLLQASFKRMNVDKIIPVEKLVKGRFQDNLDFIQWFKKFFDANYDGKEYDPVEARQGQDAIPPPDPGEQIFNLPKKSPHAASSPTAGATRSSSSTPKSSTSTSRPSSAKKGPVTTAATPAKGEKELEAQVAQLNEQLNTLKLALEGAEKERDYYFGKLREVELLCQEQGQDNGAFVERIMEVLYSTDEQEAGGEEHEALAQEVEVPDDTQDEY
- the mapre2 gene encoding microtubule-associated protein RP/EB family member 2 isoform X1 — protein: MPGPTQALSPNGENNNDIIQDNGTNIIPYRKNTVRGERAYSWGMAVNVYSTSITQETMSRHDITAWVNDLLSLNYTKVEQLSSGAAYCQFMDMLFPGCISLKKVKFQAKLEHEYIHNFKLLQASFKRMNVDKIIPVEKLVKGRFQDNLDFIQWFKKFFDANYDGKEYDPVEARQGQDAIPPPDPGEQIFNLPKKSPHAASSPTAGATRSSSSTPKSSTSTSRPSSAKKGPVTTAATPAKGEKELEAQVAQLNEQLNTLKLALEGAEKERDYYFGKLREVELLCQEQGQDNGAFVERIMEVLYSTDEQEAGGEEHEALAQEVEVPDDTQDEY
- the mapre2 gene encoding microtubule-associated protein RP/EB family member 2 isoform X2, producing the protein MSPVYPRHENWGMAVNVYSTSITQETMSRHDITAWVNDLLSLNYTKVEQLSSGAAYCQFMDMLFPGCISLKKVKFQAKLEHEYIHNFKLLQASFKRMNVDKIIPVEKLVKGRFQDNLDFIQWFKKFFDANYDGKEYDPVEARQGQDAIPPPDPGEQIFNLPKKSPHAASSPTAGATRSSSSTPKSSTSTSRPSSAKKGPVTTAATPAKGEKELEAQVAQLNEQLNTLKLALEGAEKERDYYFGKLREVELLCQEQGQDNGAFVERIMEVLYSTDEQEAGGEEHEALAQEVEVPDDTQDEY